The region TCGGCCACATCGCAGAGCTCGAATCGCGGTTAGCTCACCCGCAGCACTGGACCGAGGGCGAAAACACCAACAACACTGAAAAGCTGAGGCAACTGCGTTTCGAGCTGCGTCGCCGTCAGTCGTTGGGTGAGCAGGATCCACTGGAAGAGGACGTCTCTCCATCCACACTCAGTAATAACGACCGGGATATTCCCCAGGGTGATCAACCCGCGTGACGCGGACACCGGCCTCGTGCTGACCATCCAGCATCAGCAGATCACTGCCGGACACGGTGTAACCCAGCTCCTGGGCCAGCATGGCCACCTCATCAGCGGTGATGGCCGCTTGCA is a window of Synechococcus sp. A15-24 DNA encoding:
- a CDS encoding Nif11-like leader peptide family natural product precursor, producing the protein MPSTAVQQFLQHLSRDPLLQVKVQAAITADEVAMLAQELGYTVSGSDLLMLDGQHEAGVRVTRVDHPGEYPGRYY